From the Oceanicaulis alexandrii DSM 11625 genome, one window contains:
- a CDS encoding DUF1330 domain-containing protein, which produces MRFLLHLTSSALLGLATPPALAETGLLILSPQPITLPLETPAALDALGCSVWRHGRVGASRGELSLGDATHFALTSCETDQTTTAEGRAALRFSLGLPESAVLIEGAYRNKEVHPASMTETAERYYVLKISRFNNTDVGARQAEHAAFMATAAERPHAFSIAATIDVDWATGMPTPDTVEVFYYRDYAESRAFVTGNDDIITASDAFNAAHFDAYVYFAGLTPDARAPQTRLEAGSVLSYTLAAPSETGVQARNGFAQFDAMAAAQRASWPRFDVRSTILGDFEPESVQMHVWPSQQAADAYETYERRPLLESFASQGWTGRRIYSAVLEDDLDLTLDPDKFYTLALAWFDPENPTDYARYLDMVAGDLAAVGGRFVYKMYNPDAHLTGETLDAPDQITLAEWDSIESLRALRSLPQYQAAAPYLDSGTRYFEFYSLTLTSPSQGVTAP; this is translated from the coding sequence ATGCGTTTCTTACTCCACTTGACCTCCAGCGCTCTGCTTGGCCTAGCGACACCCCCGGCCCTGGCCGAAACCGGACTGCTGATCCTCAGCCCACAGCCCATCACCCTACCCCTTGAGACCCCGGCGGCCCTGGATGCCCTTGGGTGCTCGGTCTGGCGTCATGGCCGGGTGGGCGCATCCCGCGGTGAGCTGTCGCTTGGCGACGCCACCCATTTTGCTCTCACGAGTTGTGAGACCGATCAGACCACGACCGCCGAAGGGCGCGCTGCGCTGCGCTTCAGTCTCGGCCTGCCCGAGAGCGCCGTTCTTATTGAAGGCGCATATCGGAACAAGGAGGTGCACCCCGCCTCCATGACCGAAACAGCAGAGCGGTATTACGTCCTGAAAATCAGCCGCTTCAACAATACCGATGTGGGTGCGCGTCAGGCCGAACATGCCGCCTTCATGGCGACCGCAGCCGAGCGCCCCCATGCCTTCTCCATTGCGGCGACGATCGATGTGGACTGGGCGACGGGCATGCCCACGCCGGACACGGTGGAGGTGTTTTACTATCGCGACTATGCCGAAAGCCGCGCCTTCGTCACAGGGAATGACGACATCATCACAGCGTCCGATGCGTTTAACGCCGCCCATTTCGACGCATATGTGTATTTCGCCGGTCTGACGCCCGACGCGCGCGCGCCACAAACCCGGCTGGAGGCCGGCTCGGTGCTCAGCTACACGCTCGCCGCGCCTTCAGAAACAGGCGTGCAGGCGCGCAACGGCTTCGCCCAGTTTGACGCCATGGCCGCCGCACAGCGGGCTTCCTGGCCGCGCTTTGATGTGCGCAGCACCATTTTGGGGGATTTTGAACCGGAGAGCGTGCAGATGCATGTCTGGCCCTCTCAACAAGCGGCCGACGCGTATGAGACCTATGAACGCCGCCCCCTGCTGGAGAGCTTTGCATCTCAAGGCTGGACGGGGCGTCGGATTTACAGCGCCGTTCTGGAAGATGACCTCGATCTGACGCTCGACCCCGACAAGTTTTACACGCTGGCGCTGGCCTGGTTTGACCCGGAAAATCCAACCGATTATGCGCGCTATCTCGATATGGTCGCCGGGGACCTCGCCGCCGTCGGCGGGCGGTTTGTGTACAAGATGTACAATCCCGACGCCCATCTGACCGGTGAGACGCTGGACGCGCCCGACCAGATCACCCTGGCCGAATGGGACAGCATTGAAAGCCTGCGCGCCTTGCGCAGCCTGCCCCAATATCAAGCCGCCGCCCCGTATCTCGACAGCGGAACGCGATATTTCGAGTTCTACAGCCTCACCCTCACCTCGCCCTCACAAGGCGTCACCGCGCCCTAG